The region GCGTCACCGTGCAGGTGAAATCAGACACGTCGGCCATTCGAAGCAACATCAACGCCTTCATCAACGCGTACAACAGCACGGTCGATCTGATCTCGGCGAACACCGCCTATGATGCGACCTCGAAGACCGGGGCTCCGCTGATGGGTGACCCTTCCACCGACATCCTGTCACAGCAGCTGGTGACCATGACCACCTACGCTCGCTCCACCTCGAGCACTTCTGACCTCAAATCTCTCTCCGACATCGGCATCACCCTCGACGGCGGAGGGCACCTCACCGTGTCAGACAGCAGCGCGCTGACTGAAGCGCTGAGCACGAAGCTCTCGGCTGTGAAATCGCTCTTCAGCGACAGCTCGACCGGAATTGCGAACCGTCTCAACACCTTCCTGAAATCCTCGACCATGGTGGGTACAGGGTTCCTCGAAGCCGCGCAGACCGCGATCAAGAACCAGACCGAGACGGTCAGCGACAGCATCGCCGAGATGAAAGCGCAGATGGTCGAGTACCGATCTCAGCTCGAGCTCCAGTTCGCCGACATGGAGGGCACCTTGACCCTGCTGCAATCACAGAGCCAGTTCTTCAGCGCCAACATCGCCGCATCTCTCGCCAGCGCGATGGGCACCAGCGGTGGTGGCTCGAAATCGAAGTGACACCTTCCCTTGCAACGTGAAACAATCCCAACCGTGACAAAGAAGGAGACCCGCACATGAGCAGAGCCGTCGTCGAGAACTACCAACAGATGAAGCTGAACACGGCGGAACCCGCCGAGCTGCTCATCATGACGTACGAATTCGCCCTCAAGGCCATGCGACTGGCCGAGCGCGCACTGCGCAAGGGCGACACCAACAAGGCCGGGACCGAGATGCTCCGCGCCGTGGCCGCGGTGAACGCACTCGACGAAGCCCTCGACGTGGATGCGGCCCCCGCTGGTCCGGGGCTGCGCCAGGTCTACCGATACGTCATCCAGCGGCTTCTCCAGGCCGCCTCGAAAGGTGAGATGCAGCCGCTGCACGAGTGCATGGAGCACATGGCATCGCTGCTCGAAGCCTGGAAGCAGGCCGCCTCGGGAGCAAAGGCTTGAACGCGGTCGATACCGACCCCGCG is a window of Pseudomonadota bacterium DNA encoding:
- the fliS gene encoding flagellar export chaperone FliS, encoding MSRAVVENYQQMKLNTAEPAELLIMTYEFALKAMRLAERALRKGDTNKAGTEMLRAVAAVNALDEALDVDAAPAGPGLRQVYRYVIQRLLQAASKGEMQPLHECMEHMASLLEAWKQAASGAKA